TTAAACTAAATGCAAGTACAGCTGCTAAAAAGGCTGGTATCTCATATCCAATCATTTGTGGAACACCGAAATAAATAATCATTAATTGCAATACTAGCGGTGTACCACGAAATATTGAAGTATATATATCTGCTGCAATATTTAATGCTCGTATTCTAGCAATTTTGCAAAGTGCTAATAACGTCCCTAAAATAAATCCTGCTAAAGCTGATGCAGCTACAATTTTCAATGTAACTTCTAAGCCCTTTAATATATATGGTATTGAAGGCGTAATTGCTGAAAAATCTAAATTCATCCTTTTCATTCCCCTCACAGAAAAGTGAAAGGCAGCTTATTTTCCGCTGCCAAACCATTTCTTCACTAATTTATCCATTTCTCCATTTTCTTGCATTTTCTTAATTACTTTATTAAATTCTTCTGTTTTATCACTATTTTTTGGAAGAGCAATCGCTGCACCTACTTCTTCTGGTGCTTCTTGAATTTCAATCCCTTGTAGTTCTTTCATTTTTTCCAAATAATTTTTTGCAACCGTGTCTTCTATAATTGCAGCGTCAAAACGACCAGCTTTAATTTCTTGTACGATTTCTGGTATACGGTCACGTCCCTCAGCTTTGAAATCGACTTGTTTCTGAAATTCTTTTGCCTTTTCTTCTTGAATTGACCCTGTTTGTACCCCTACTTTTTTCCCTTTTAAATCTTCTAACGATTTAATATTAGAGCCCTTTTTTGAAACAATCATATTTTTAGCAACAAAATATATATCTGTGAAATCAGCATTATTTTTACGCTCTGCAGTTGGCGTCATACCCGCCATAACGAAATCAATTTTTCCTGAATTAAGAGATGCTAATAATCCACCAAAATCCATGTCTTTCACTTTCACTTCGTATCCAAGTTCTTTTCCGATATATTTGGCAATATCAACATCAAAGCCGATAATTTCATCACTTTTTGAAGCTTCCACGTATTCATACGGTTTATAGTCTGCTGAAGTCCCCATAACGAGTACTTTTTTATTTTTGACATTCGCCTTTTCTTCCCCATTACTACAAGCACTGAACATACTTACAATTAAAATAAGTGCAAATGATATTGATAATAACTTCTTCATCTTTCTTCCCCCTAACGATGTATATTTAAAAGTTCAATAGTATATTTATTCGTTGTTTGTATTGTATCAGTACTTTTATTTTTATGCAACATTTAAAATAAAAATAAACACAAAAACATTATTAAGTTCATTTTATATGCATAAAAACATGCATAAAATAACATTCCTATGCATGTCTAATCATTATAAAAACTAAATAAAAAAGCGGTACGTCCACTTGTTCGTGAACGTACCGCTTTTTCTCTTCCTTATAGTTCTTCGCAATTGTCTTCGAAGTAAGATTGTAGTTTTGCAATTACTTGCATTGGTTCATGACCTTCAATTTCATGACGTTCTACCATCGTTACAATTTTTCCATCTTTCAATAAAGCAAATGATGGAGATGAAGGTGGATACCCTTCAAAATATTCACGAGCTCTTGCTGTTGCTTCTTTATCTTGCCCCGCAAATACCGTTACAAGGTGGTTAGGACGTTTATCATAATGTACGGAATGTGCAGCAGCAGGGCGAGCAATGCCACCTGCACAGCCACATACAGAGTTTACCATTACAAGTGTTGTACCATTTCTTTTAAATGCTTCTTCAACTGCTTCTGGTGTCGTCAATTCTGTATATCCTGCAGATACAATCTCCTCACGTGCTTGACGGACAACATCATTCATAAAAAAGTTAAAGTTAATCAATCTTTTCCCTCCTCTAATTCTACCTATTTGTATCTTACCAGTTAATGTTTAGAGAATACAAGTAAGTTTACTTGTATTTCAGCATAGAAAAGGTGTTAGAGCTCTTGCTCTAACACCTTTTCTTAATGACCTCGATGTTTTTGCTTTGCCTTTTGTACTTTTATTAAACGTCTTCTTTGCTTTTCAGCCTCTCGTTTCTCTTTAGATTGCACTCGCTTTTCTTGTTTATGCAACTCGTAAGATAAACTAATTGCCTCCTGCGCCTTTGTAAAACGTTTTACAGTTACTTCTTTTGCTGCTTGTCGTATGATACGCTTTATACTTTTTGGACGCTGTTTTTCTTTAACTTCCACACCACATCTTGCAAAGTGCTGAAAATATGCTAACAATGGACCATTTACAAATATAAGCACTTCTTCGTCTGACGGTTCCGTTCCAAAAGTATACCTCGCACCATACAATTTACCTTTTTCTTTACATGTAATAATTCCTACAAAAAATTGACCATCATGATATACTGTCAACTCCATCGACAGCCCCTCCTAAAAAATATTAGAAATACTGGACATCCCGGAGGGGGAAGGTTACTGACATGAGATCATGCGTCTGGACTACCAACCAGAACTGTGTTTTTGTATTTCTTCTACTATTGTATCTTACTTTTCCATAATTTTCATATATTCAACAATCATTTTTTTATGCGATCCTACAATATAGTCGGGTAGTTCTGTTACTGGGAAGAATTTAAGCTGAACCGCTTCTTCTTTATTCATAACAAAGTTCCCTTCATATTCATCGGTATAATAAGCTGTCGTTACAGATTGAAATTCATCACCGTTTGCTAATTTTGTAAAATAGTTCGCTCCAGAAAATACATTGATTAATCGAAGGTTCTTTACTTCTATTCCTGTCTCTTCGTATACTTCACGGTAAGCTGTTTCCTCTGGTGATTCACCAAGCTCCATTAACCCGCCAGGCAGCCCCCATTTTCCGTAAGGCTCTGTTCTTTGCTGTAATAATACATATCCGCTTTCATTGATAACGAGTACAACAGCACCAACTAAAATTAAAGGGCGATGACCAACTATTTTTCGTAATTCTTCTACATATCCCATCGAATCGAATCGCCTCCTTTTTTGTTGTCCACACTATTGTATCATATGTATGAAACGACAAAATGCGTATATTTTTCATTTTTTTAACAAAATATTTATTTTATGAGCTTCATCTACTGTAGCTAACATAATGGATTCGACTTCTGCACTCTTCTCTAGAAATTCTCTCGCCCAATCTTCTGTTTTTCCTACTAAAGCAAGAACATCTTGCTGAATCCTCCCATCCTTTACTAGCACAAAAGAAACTGGAGATCTTCTTCCTGCCACTTTAAGATCACGCCGAGAAACTGCTTCGTATTCTGGATACTGAAATATAGAAACAACACCGCTTGCTTCCCATAATGCTAATTTAACCGTTTGAATATCGCTCACATTTCGCATGCGAAGTTCTGAAAATAAATATTCCACCGTAATTCTCGCTTTTTTTAAATTGCTAAAATCAATGGAACCATTATGTATAAGAATAATAGGTGCTGGCTCTAAAAAGCGTCTCCATCTATCCCATTTCAACATTAAAACAGAGCTTATTATGTGAAGTACAACGAGTATGAACGTTGTGATCATCGAACCGAGTAATCCGACCTTTTCGTCAGATAGCGCATTAGAAATATTCCCGCCAAGCAATAACACTAATACAACATCTAAAAAGCGAAGTTGTGCGATAGATCTTTGCCCCATCGCTTTCGCAACTAATATTAAAAATATGTACGCTATAATAGCCCGAGCAACCCATTCACTATTAGAAAGATGCCGTGCCCCTTCAAAAATATGCATATGCATCACTTTGCACTCCTTACCCGTCTCAAACTGCTATTCTGTTTTAGTTTGCAACGTTTAAGAGCATATATGTAAAAAAGCTGATTCGTTTAAAAACGAACCAGCTTTTTTTACTTAACTGAAAACATATATTTTTTATACGTTTTCCGTACCGATAATATGAGTCCCATCATAATCATATTCGAGAATAAGGAACTTCCCCCATATGATAAGAAAGGTAATGCGATACCTTTTACAGGCATTAATCCAACGATCATACCGATATTTTGGAATATTTGAACCGTTAGTATTCCTATTGATCCAGCACATAATAATGTACCAAATAAATTATCAGCAGAATAACCGATAATAATTGTTCGATATAGTAGCAATAGGAACAAGAACACGACTAACGCCGCTACTATAAATCCACCTTCTTCGGCAATTGTAGCGAAAATAAAGTCAGTATGCTTCTCCGGGATATAGACATTCCCTTCGCCAAATCCCTTTCCTTCCATACCTCCACTACCTACAGCTAAAATCGATTGCTGTGTTTGATAGCCTTGATCTGCATTTTCAAATGGATTTAACCAACCTACAATACGCGACTGTTGGTGAGGTTTTAGTAAAGTAACTAAATTATTAAAGAAGAAATCCTCATACCTTACGTAAATAAATATTAACGCGGATAATATGGTCACCGGAATAACTGTACATAACGCTATCAATTTCTTCTGAATACCTGACATAAATAAAATACATGCAATGGCAGCAGCATATAAGAACACCATACCTGTATCCGGTTGGCTATATACAACAGCCGTAGGAGGAATAGCTACTAACATTACCTTCCCTATTAATATTAGGTCTGTTTTAAATGTTCGAACCACATACTGTGCATTATGCTTTACTGCTAAATTTGCTACTAACATAACCAGTGCAATTTTGAAAAACTCCGACGGTTGAATAGATCCAATTACCGGAAACCTAAACCATCTTTTCGCCCCAAGTATCTCAGGTGTAAAGCTTGAAACTGGTAATATCTTCAACAAAATAATCGAAGCAAATGTAGCAATATACAATGGCCAAGATAGTTTTTGTAGCTGATCTGAATCAACACTTGCAACAAGAAGTAACATTACAATCCCAATTATGTAGTTAACACCTTGCTTCAGAGCAAAATTCTCAGCCCCATATTGTCCAGTTTGCTGACTGCTATATATAGCCGTTATACTTGTAACACATAGTGCAAACAAAATTAAAATTAATTTTACATCTAAACTCTTAAAAAACTCGGTACTTCTTTTCATGACATCCTCCTGAAACATTGTTACAGCAAAATAAAAAACCAGGAGTCAACATTCTTCATGTTTTGACGACTGATTACACATTATCTATAAAACACTTATATAGAATAACTCTCTTTTTCATACAATACAATATATTATACTACAGTTTCATCAGTAAGATTTGCCAAAAAAATTATTCTTTTCTTATTTTATATCTATATACCATATATCAGCAATGTATTTTCGTAAATTCCTAATACATAATCGTTCATTGTAAGATTACTGGGAAAAGTTTTGTACATATAGTAGGATGCAGATGAAGAAATAAGATAATAAAAAGCTCGCATAAGCGAGCTTTTTATTAATATACAGATGTATTATTTTCTGACATGTTTTCTAAAATTTCTTTTACACGTCCTAAGAATTTACCACAAATTAAACCATCAAGTACACGGTGATCAAGTGATAAACATAAGTTAACCATGTCACGAGCACCAAACATACCATTATCCATAATTACTGGGCGTTTTACAATTGATTCAACTTGTAAAATAGCCGCTTGTGGGTAATTAATAATCCCCATAGATTGAACGGAACCAAATGATCCTGTGTTATTAATTGTAAATGTTCCGCCTTGCATTTCGTCCGCTTTTAACGACTTCGTGCGTACTTTTCCTGCAAGTTCTGTAATTTCACGAGCGATGCCTTTAATCGTCTTCTCGTCCGCTTGTTTAATTACTGGTACAAATAACTCTTCTTCTGTTGCAACAGCGATAGAAAGGTTAATATCTTTCTTCTGAACAATTTTATCGCCAGCCCACATTGAATTGATTTGAGGATATTCTTTTAACGCTTGTGCTACTGCTTTTACGAAGAAAGCAAAGAACGTTAAGTTAAAGCCTTCACGCTTTTTGAAATCGCCTTTAATTGTATTACGGTATGACACAAGGTTTGTCACATCTACTTCAATCATCATCCAAGCGTGTGGCGCCTCATGTTTACTACGTAACATATTCGCTGCAATTGCTTTACGCACACCTGTTACTGGAATTTCGATATCTCCAGGCATTGTCGGAACAGAAACTGGTTTCGCAGCTTCTACTTTTTGTGCTACCGGCGCTGCTTTTGGTGCTTCTGGACGCGCTTCTACTACCGCTGCTACAGCTTCCTCTTTTTTCGCACCAGCTTGCGGAATATTTCCAGATTCCACTAGCTTTAAAATATCTTTACGAGTAATACGTCCATTTGATCCTGTACCTTCTACTAGATCTAAATCAACATTATGCTCGCCCGCAAGTTTTAATACCGCTGGTGAAAAACGTGGTTTTCCATCAGTTGGTTGTTTCGCTTTCGGTGCTTTTTCAGGCGTAGTTACTTCTGCCTTTGGTTCTTCTTTCGTTTTTTCCTCAACAGCTGTTGCAGCTACTTCATCTGCGCCTTCTACTTGAATGACACAAACAACTTCACCTACAGCTAACGTATCACCTTCACCAGCTATTAACTCTTTCACAATACCCGTGAAAGAAGATGGTACTTCGGCATTTACTTTATCAGTCATTACTTCTGCAAGCGGATCATACTTATTTACGTGATCGCCAACATTAACGAGCCATTTACTAATTGTGCCCTCTGTAACGCTCTCCCCGAGCTGAGGCATTGTAATATTTTCTACAGCCATGTATAGTCCCCCCGATTAAAATTCCGCAAGTTCACGCATTGCTTTTTCAACTTTATCTGGATTTACCATAAAGAATTTTTCCATTGTTGGTGCATATGGCATTGCTGGAACATCTGGACCTGCAAGACGTGCAATTGGTGCATCTAAATCAAACAGGCAATTTTCAGCAATAATTGCTGCCACTTCACTTATAATACTTCCTTCTTTATTGTCTTCTGTTACAAGAAGAACTTTACCCGTTTTAGAAGCTGCTTCAATGATCGCTTCTTTATCTAACGGATATACAGTACGTAAATCAAGAATGTGTGCAGAGATGCCATCTTGTGCTAACTTTTCAGCTGCTTGAAGAGCAAAGTGAACACATAATCCGTATGTGATAACGGTAATATCATCACCTTCGCGTTTTACATCTGCTTTTCCGATTGGTAATACGTAGTCATCTTCTGGCACTTCACCTTTAATTAAGCGGTATGCACGTTTATGTTCAAAGAATAATACTGGATCTTCATCACGAATTGCAGCTTTTAGTAAACCTTTTGCATCATATGGTGTAGAAGGAATAACAATTTTTAAACCTGGTTGGTTTGCAAACATCGCTTCTACAGATTGTGAATGATACAATGCACCGTGAACACCCCCACCAAATGGCGCACGTATTGTAACTGGACAAGTCCAATCGTTGTTAGAACGATAACGAATTTTTGCTGCCTCAGAAACAATTTGGTTTACTGCTGGCATGATGAAATCAGCAAACTGCATTTCAGCGATTGGGCGCATACCATACATTGCCGCACCAATTGCTACCCCAGCAATTGCAGATTCTGCAAGCGGTGCATCAAGTGCACGATCTTCACCAAATTGATCATATAAACCGTGTGTCGCTTTAAACACGCCACCTTTTTTACCAACATCTTCTCCTAAAACGAATACTTTCTCATCGCGTTCCATTTCTTCGCGCATTGCTAATGTAATAGCATCAATATAAGACATTACAGCCATGAAACGTTCCCCCCTATTCTGCGTATACGTGCTTCAATGCATCTTCAGGTGCTGCATACGGAGCATTTTCTGCATATTCTGTTGCTTCATTTACGATATGCATAATTTCGTCTAACATTTGTTTTTCAAATTCCTCAGTTAACACGCCAGCTTCTTTTAAATAAGCTGCAAATGTTATAATTGAATCTTTTTTCTTTGCTTCTTCTACTTCTTCTTTATCACGATAAACACGATCGTCGTCGTCACTAGAATGTGCTGTTAAACGATATGATACTGTTTCAATTAAAGTTGGGCCTTCACCACGTCGGCCGCGGTCTGCTGCTTCTTTTACAGCTTTATATACTGCAAGCGGATCGTTTCCGTCTATTGTATATCCAGGCATACCGT
This genomic interval from Bacillus cereus contains the following:
- a CDS encoding YjdF family protein; translated protein: MELTVYHDGQFFVGIITCKEKGKLYGARYTFGTEPSDEEVLIFVNGPLLAYFQHFARCGVEVKEKQRPKSIKRIIRQAAKEVTVKRFTKAQEAISLSYELHKQEKRVQSKEKREAEKQRRRLIKVQKAKQKHRGH
- the bfmBAB gene encoding 3-methyl-2-oxobutanoate dehydrogenase subunit beta; its protein translation is MAVMSYIDAITLAMREEMERDEKVFVLGEDVGKKGGVFKATHGLYDQFGEDRALDAPLAESAIAGVAIGAAMYGMRPIAEMQFADFIMPAVNQIVSEAAKIRYRSNNDWTCPVTIRAPFGGGVHGALYHSQSVEAMFANQPGLKIVIPSTPYDAKGLLKAAIRDEDPVLFFEHKRAYRLIKGEVPEDDYVLPIGKADVKREGDDITVITYGLCVHFALQAAEKLAQDGISAHILDLRTVYPLDKEAIIEAASKTGKVLLVTEDNKEGSIISEVAAIIAENCLFDLDAPIARLAGPDVPAMPYAPTMEKFFMVNPDKVEKAMRELAEF
- a CDS encoding DUF421 domain-containing protein, coding for MHMHIFEGARHLSNSEWVARAIIAYIFLILVAKAMGQRSIAQLRFLDVVLVLLLGGNISNALSDEKVGLLGSMITTFILVVLHIISSVLMLKWDRWRRFLEPAPIILIHNGSIDFSNLKKARITVEYLFSELRMRNVSDIQTVKLALWEASGVVSIFQYPEYEAVSRRDLKVAGRRSPVSFVLVKDGRIQQDVLALVGKTEDWAREFLEKSAEVESIMLATVDEAHKINILLKK
- a CDS encoding NUDIX hydrolase, yielding MGYVEELRKIVGHRPLILVGAVVLVINESGYVLLQQRTEPYGKWGLPGGLMELGESPEETAYREVYEETGIEVKNLRLINVFSGANYFTKLANGDEFQSVTTAYYTDEYEGNFVMNKEEAVQLKFFPVTELPDYIVGSHKKMIVEYMKIMEK
- a CDS encoding FtsW/RodA/SpoVE family cell cycle protein — protein: MKRSTEFFKSLDVKLILILFALCVTSITAIYSSQQTGQYGAENFALKQGVNYIIGIVMLLLVASVDSDQLQKLSWPLYIATFASIILLKILPVSSFTPEILGAKRWFRFPVIGSIQPSEFFKIALVMLVANLAVKHNAQYVVRTFKTDLILIGKVMLVAIPPTAVVYSQPDTGMVFLYAAAIACILFMSGIQKKLIALCTVIPVTILSALIFIYVRYEDFFFNNLVTLLKPHQQSRIVGWLNPFENADQGYQTQQSILAVGSGGMEGKGFGEGNVYIPEKHTDFIFATIAEEGGFIVAALVVFLFLLLLYRTIIIGYSADNLFGTLLCAGSIGILTVQIFQNIGMIVGLMPVKGIALPFLSYGGSSLFSNMIMMGLILSVRKTYKKYMFSVK
- a CDS encoding BrxA/BrxB family bacilliredoxin → MNDVVRQAREEIVSAGYTELTTPEAVEEAFKRNGTTLVMVNSVCGCAGGIARPAAAHSVHYDKRPNHLVTVFAGQDKEATARAREYFEGYPPSSPSFALLKDGKIVTMVERHEIEGHEPMQVIAKLQSYFEDNCEEL
- a CDS encoding dihydrolipoamide acetyltransferase family protein; protein product: MAVENITMPQLGESVTEGTISKWLVNVGDHVNKYDPLAEVMTDKVNAEVPSSFTGIVKELIAGEGDTLAVGEVVCVIQVEGADEVAATAVEEKTKEEPKAEVTTPEKAPKAKQPTDGKPRFSPAVLKLAGEHNVDLDLVEGTGSNGRITRKDILKLVESGNIPQAGAKKEEAVAAVVEARPEAPKAAPVAQKVEAAKPVSVPTMPGDIEIPVTGVRKAIAANMLRSKHEAPHAWMMIEVDVTNLVSYRNTIKGDFKKREGFNLTFFAFFVKAVAQALKEYPQINSMWAGDKIVQKKDINLSIAVATEEELFVPVIKQADEKTIKGIAREITELAGKVRTKSLKADEMQGGTFTINNTGSFGSVQSMGIINYPQAAILQVESIVKRPVIMDNGMFGARDMVNLCLSLDHRVLDGLICGKFLGRVKEILENMSENNTSVY
- a CDS encoding transporter substrate-binding domain-containing protein, translating into MKKLLSISFALILIVSMFSACSNGEEKANVKNKKVLVMGTSADYKPYEYVEASKSDEIIGFDVDIAKYIGKELGYEVKVKDMDFGGLLASLNSGKIDFVMAGMTPTAERKNNADFTDIYFVAKNMIVSKKGSNIKSLEDLKGKKVGVQTGSIQEEKAKEFQKQVDFKAEGRDRIPEIVQEIKAGRFDAAIIEDTVAKNYLEKMKELQGIEIQEAPEEVGAAIALPKNSDKTEEFNKVIKKMQENGEMDKLVKKWFGSGK